In Bradyrhizobium lablabi, one DNA window encodes the following:
- a CDS encoding glutamine synthetase family protein: MSFVERHGLWSSEQKEAAARLKRIVEEQKLEVIRLSFPDQHGILRGKTLVASEALASLESGCTITTTMFAKDTSHKTVFPVFTSGGGFGMREMEGAADVLMVADPTSFRVLPWAPATGWLLCDVYFADGRPVPFATRNLYRSVLTKLSNRGYDFVAGLEVEFHIFKLEDARMAPEDAGQPGQPPEVSLLSHGYQYLTEQRYDQMEPVLEILRRDIVALGLPLRSIEVEFGPSQCEFTFAPRKGLEPADIMILFRSAVKQIAHRHGYHATFMCRPKLPNLFASGWHLHQSIVSRAGGENAFMSKGGDEVLSAFGKNYLGGLLKHARASAVFATPTINGYKRYRTYSLAPDRAIWGRDNRGVMVRVLGRADDPATRLENRIGEPAANPYLYMASQILSGLDGVDRKLDPGPSADTPYETQAEPLPKTLREAVIALKDDAFFRGALGAGFVDYYVHIKNAEIERFQAEVSDWEQREYFEMF; this comes from the coding sequence TTGAGTTTTGTCGAGCGTCACGGCCTCTGGTCGAGCGAGCAGAAGGAAGCGGCGGCGCGCCTCAAGCGCATCGTCGAAGAGCAAAAGCTCGAAGTCATCAGACTGTCTTTCCCCGATCAGCACGGCATCCTGCGCGGCAAGACGCTGGTCGCAAGCGAGGCGCTGGCCTCGCTCGAAAGCGGATGCACCATCACCACGACGATGTTCGCCAAGGACACCTCGCACAAGACGGTGTTTCCGGTGTTCACCTCCGGCGGCGGATTTGGAATGCGGGAGATGGAAGGCGCCGCCGACGTCCTGATGGTGGCGGATCCCACAAGCTTTCGCGTGCTGCCCTGGGCGCCCGCCACCGGCTGGCTGTTGTGCGATGTCTATTTTGCCGATGGGCGGCCGGTGCCGTTCGCAACGCGCAATCTCTATAGATCGGTTCTGACAAAACTCAGCAACCGCGGCTACGATTTTGTCGCCGGCCTCGAGGTCGAATTCCACATCTTCAAGCTCGAAGACGCCCGAATGGCACCGGAGGATGCTGGCCAGCCCGGGCAGCCGCCTGAAGTGAGCCTGCTGTCGCACGGCTATCAATATCTGACCGAGCAGCGCTACGACCAGATGGAGCCGGTGCTCGAAATTCTCAGGCGCGACATTGTCGCGCTCGGTCTGCCGCTGCGCTCGATCGAGGTCGAGTTCGGCCCGAGCCAGTGCGAATTCACCTTCGCACCGAGGAAAGGGCTCGAGCCCGCCGACATCATGATCCTGTTCCGCAGCGCCGTGAAGCAGATCGCCCATCGCCATGGCTATCACGCGACCTTCATGTGCCGCCCGAAACTGCCGAATTTGTTCGCGTCGGGCTGGCATCTGCATCAGTCGATCGTGTCGCGTGCCGGCGGCGAGAATGCCTTTATGAGCAAGGGCGGCGACGAGGTTTTGAGCGCCTTCGGCAAAAACTATCTCGGCGGGCTGCTAAAACATGCGCGCGCGTCCGCCGTGTTCGCGACGCCGACGATCAACGGCTACAAACGCTACCGCACCTATTCGCTGGCGCCGGATCGCGCGATCTGGGGCCGCGACAATCGCGGCGTGATGGTGCGCGTGCTCGGCCGCGCCGATGATCCCGCAACGCGCCTGGAAAACCGGATCGGCGAGCCCGCCGCCAATCCCTATCTCTATATGGCCTCGCAGATTTTGTCCGGCCTCGACGGCGTCGATCGCAAGCTCGATCCTGGCCCGTCCGCCGACACGCCCTATGAAACGCAAGCCGAGCCGCTGCCGAAAACGCTGCGCGAAGCGGTGATCGCGCTCAAGGACGATGCGTTCTTCCGCGGGGCGCTCGGCGCAGGCTTTGTCGACTACTACGTTCACATCAAGAACGCCGAGATCGAGCGCTTCCAGGCCGAAGTATCGGACTGGGAGCAGCGCGAATATTTCGAGATGTTTTGA
- a CDS encoding aromatic ring-hydroxylating dioxygenase subunit alpha: protein MMSQEQNDLMTRTGPKDPCGKLMRMYWQPAALVDELQGPRPVRPVKLLGENLVLFRDEQGGYGLIERHCAHRGADLAFGRLENGGLRCAFHGWLFDASGQCLETPAEPKDSQLCKGIKQRAYPVVEKSGILWAYLGEGEPPAFPEIDCFVAPDSHTFAFKGHINCNWLQALEVGIDPSHASFLHRFFEDEDTSAAYGKQFRGASAGSDMPMTKILREYDRPIINVEQTEYGLRLIALREIDHERTHVRVTNQLFPHGFVIPMSTEMTITQWHVPVDDENCYWYAIFTSYSTPVDKKKMRDQRLELYELPDYRSRKNKSNDYGFDPHEQATQTFTGMGSDINVHDQWAVESMGAIQDRTREHLGSADKAIVQYRRLLRQEIEKAASGTKPFMFLDAAHARSIQGPATMDGIGPTRGWETYWMEVDVKRRRGAPWAAPVPQEIADKIPHLRAV, encoded by the coding sequence ATGATGAGCCAGGAACAGAATGACCTGATGACCCGCACCGGGCCCAAGGACCCCTGCGGGAAACTGATGCGGATGTACTGGCAGCCGGCGGCTCTGGTGGATGAATTGCAGGGACCGCGGCCGGTGCGGCCGGTAAAGTTGCTTGGCGAGAACCTGGTGCTGTTTCGCGACGAGCAAGGCGGCTACGGCCTGATCGAGCGGCATTGCGCGCATCGCGGCGCCGACCTTGCGTTTGGCCGGCTGGAAAACGGCGGGCTTCGTTGCGCCTTCCACGGCTGGCTGTTCGACGCGTCAGGCCAATGCCTGGAAACGCCGGCCGAGCCAAAGGACTCGCAGCTGTGCAAAGGAATAAAACAGCGCGCCTATCCGGTGGTCGAGAAGAGCGGCATCCTCTGGGCTTATCTCGGCGAAGGCGAGCCGCCGGCATTTCCGGAGATCGACTGTTTTGTGGCGCCCGATAGCCACACCTTCGCGTTCAAGGGCCACATCAACTGCAACTGGCTGCAGGCGCTGGAGGTCGGCATCGACCCGTCGCACGCCTCGTTCCTGCATCGATTCTTCGAGGACGAGGATACGTCTGCCGCTTACGGCAAGCAGTTCCGCGGGGCGTCGGCCGGCAGCGACATGCCGATGACAAAGATCCTGCGCGAATATGACCGGCCCATCATCAATGTCGAGCAGACCGAATATGGTTTGAGGCTCATTGCGCTCCGCGAGATCGATCACGAACGCACCCATGTCCGCGTCACCAACCAGCTCTTCCCGCATGGTTTTGTCATTCCGATGAGCACGGAGATGACGATCACGCAGTGGCACGTGCCGGTCGATGACGAGAATTGCTATTGGTACGCGATCTTCACCTCCTACTCGACGCCGGTCGACAAGAAGAAGATGCGCGACCAGCGTCTTGAACTCTATGAATTGCCGGATTATCGCTCGCGCAAGAACAAGTCGAACGATTACGGTTTCGATCCGCACGAGCAGGCGACGCAGACGTTCACCGGCATGGGCAGCGACATCAACGTGCATGACCAGTGGGCAGTGGAATCGATGGGCGCGATCCAGGATCGCACCCGCGAGCATCTCGGCAGCGCCGACAAGGCCATCGTGCAATATCGCCGCCTGCTGCGGCAGGAGATCGAGAAGGCCGCGTCCGGCACAAAGCCGTTCATGTTCCTCGATGCCGCGCACGCCCGCTCCATCCAGGGCCCTGCCACCATGGACGGCATCGGCCCGACGCGCGGCTGGGAGACTTATTGGATGGAAGTCGACGTCAAGCGGCGGCGCGGCGCGCCGTGGGCGGCGCCGGTTCCCCAGGAGATTGCCGACAAGATTCCTCATCTTAGGGCCGTGTGA
- a CDS encoding GNAT family N-acetyltransferase, whose protein sequence is MAQPDASVPQKLKIRRLEADDVAAYRELRLEALTSHPEAFGASWEDESVKPTSWWTERLEANTVFGGWIDHSPLLGMAGFHVNGAAKHRHKGILWGMYVRPDARGTGLAAALVQRVIEHAQALVEEICLTVVSTNAAAHRLYRAAGFEQYGLERRALKVGNDYYDEVLMARSLQPRKPVPEPHPS, encoded by the coding sequence ATGGCCCAGCCCGATGCGTCCGTCCCGCAGAAGCTCAAGATACGCCGTCTCGAAGCGGATGATGTCGCGGCCTATCGCGAGCTGCGCCTCGAGGCATTGACGAGTCACCCGGAGGCATTCGGCGCGTCATGGGAGGACGAGTCGGTCAAACCTACCTCATGGTGGACGGAGCGGCTGGAAGCGAACACCGTCTTTGGAGGCTGGATCGATCACTCGCCCCTCCTCGGCATGGCCGGTTTCCATGTGAATGGCGCCGCCAAACATCGGCACAAGGGCATATTGTGGGGCATGTATGTTCGCCCCGACGCGCGCGGGACAGGATTGGCGGCGGCCCTTGTGCAGCGGGTGATCGAGCATGCACAGGCGCTGGTCGAAGAGATTTGCCTGACGGTCGTGTCGACGAACGCCGCTGCCCATCGTCTTTACCGCGCGGCTGGGTTCGAACAATACGGGCTCGAGCGCCGGGCGCTGAAGGTCGGCAACGATTATTATGACGAAGTGCTGATGGCTCGGTCGCTCCAGCCCCGAAAACCTGTGCCTGAGCCCCACCCGAGTTAG
- a CDS encoding type II toxin-antitoxin system RelE/ParE family toxin, producing MRNTRNVSWIKAARRDFEDFPKDVQSDMLDALTVAAEGGKSEKAKPFKGVDGGVFEIALRYRNDAFRALYAVKIDADIWVIHAFQKKSKSGIKTPRMELDLIHDRLKRLKEALK from the coding sequence ATGCGGAACACCAGAAATGTTTCCTGGATCAAGGCCGCGCGCAGGGATTTTGAGGATTTCCCGAAGGACGTTCAGAGCGACATGCTCGACGCGCTCACCGTCGCCGCGGAGGGCGGAAAGTCGGAGAAGGCGAAGCCGTTCAAGGGCGTTGATGGCGGTGTGTTCGAGATTGCCTTGCGGTATCGCAATGACGCCTTTCGTGCGCTCTATGCAGTCAAGATCGATGCGGACATCTGGGTGATCCATGCATTCCAGAAGAAATCGAAATCAGGAATCAAGACTCCGCGGATGGAGCTTGACCTTATTCATGACAGGCTCAAACGCTTGAAGGAGGCTCTGAAATGA
- a CDS encoding helix-turn-helix domain-containing protein, translating to MRGSGNVYRDFGRPNAGLEQARAITAAKIIHIMDGRKLSTRDAEKLTGVSHSEFSRIRNTQLGRFTLDRMIAILGKLDEDVEVSVTFRARKKDARIVPRAASSAVAHGRRRTVRASTRT from the coding sequence GTGCGTGGCAGCGGCAACGTGTATCGCGATTTTGGGCGGCCCAACGCAGGCCTTGAGCAGGCGCGCGCCATCACCGCCGCGAAGATCATCCACATTATGGACGGGCGCAAGCTATCGACGCGAGACGCGGAAAAGCTGACGGGCGTCTCCCATTCGGAATTCTCCCGCATTCGCAATACGCAGCTCGGCCGTTTCACGCTTGACCGGATGATTGCGATTCTGGGCAAGCTCGACGAGGACGTTGAAGTGTCCGTGACCTTTAGGGCGCGCAAAAAGGATGCGCGCATCGTGCCACGCGCGGCCTCATCTGCGGTTGCGCACGGGCGTCGACGGACGGTTAGAGCTTCAACGCGCACGTAA
- a CDS encoding helix-turn-helix transcriptional regulator, whose amino-acid sequence MTEHPDPESGFLAYLGQRVRTMRALRGMSRKVLAKVSGISERYIAQLESGKGNVSIVLLRRVSNAMGAHLEDLIPAAEPSPDWPVIRDLLRKATPSQVARAKDILAGQSGGAALRQTSFAGIALIGLRGAGKSTLGKMLAKQIGWSFVELNKEIETQNGLSVAEIIALYGQEGFRRMEQAALGQLLARKELMVLATGGGIVSEPLTFDLILSSFYTIWLKAEPEEHMARVRSQGDLRPMADDRSAMSELRTILLSREPLYARASAVVDTAGLSVDAAAARLIDAVAPVLESEPRMFARG is encoded by the coding sequence ATGACCGAACATCCCGATCCTGAATCCGGCTTTCTCGCCTATCTCGGCCAGCGCGTGCGCACCATGCGCGCGCTGCGCGGCATGTCGCGCAAGGTGCTCGCAAAAGTTTCGGGGATTTCCGAACGCTACATCGCGCAGCTTGAAAGCGGCAAGGGCAACGTCTCGATCGTGCTGTTGCGGCGCGTATCGAACGCGATGGGCGCGCATCTGGAAGATCTCATTCCGGCAGCTGAGCCTTCGCCCGACTGGCCTGTCATCCGCGATCTCCTGCGAAAAGCCACGCCGAGCCAGGTCGCGCGGGCCAAGGATATTTTGGCCGGCCAAAGCGGCGGCGCGGCGTTGCGGCAAACGTCATTCGCCGGCATCGCGCTGATCGGGCTGCGCGGCGCCGGCAAATCCACGCTCGGCAAGATGCTGGCGAAGCAGATCGGCTGGAGCTTTGTCGAACTCAACAAGGAGATCGAGACGCAGAACGGTCTGTCCGTCGCCGAGATCATCGCGCTCTACGGCCAGGAAGGTTTTAGGCGCATGGAGCAGGCCGCGCTCGGGCAATTATTGGCGCGGAAAGAGCTGATGGTGCTCGCGACCGGCGGCGGCATCGTCTCCGAGCCGCTGACCTTCGACCTGATCCTGTCGTCGTTCTACACCATTTGGCTGAAGGCCGAGCCGGAAGAGCATATGGCGCGGGTGCGCAGCCAGGGCGATTTGCGCCCGATGGCGGATGATCGCTCGGCGATGAGCGAATTGCGCACGATTCTGTTGAGCCGCGAGCCGCTCTATGCGCGGGCCTCCGCGGTAGTCGATACCGCGGGGCTCTCGGTGGACGCGGCGGCGGCGCGACTGATCGATGCGGTAGCGCCGGTGCTGGAGAGCGAACCGCGAATGTTCGCGCGGGGGTGA
- a CDS encoding benzoate-CoA ligase family protein, with product MSADSYNAVTWLLDRNVEEGRAEKLAFTDTVSELTYGGLQKQSRRLANLLRQLGVRREERVAMIMLDTVDFPVVFLGAIRAGVVPVPLNTLLTSDQYAYVLADCRARVLFVSEALLPVVKDMLGRMPDLEHVVVSGKEAHGYKKFSDEIAPESEVFATAATHPDEPAFWLYSSGSTGMPKGVRHLHSSLAATADTYAKQVLGIREDDVGLSAAKLFFAYGLGNALTFPMSVGASTILNSERPTPAVMFALMNKYHPSIFFGVPTLFSAMLNDETLKHERCGSRLRICTSAGEALPESVGNAWKSRFGVDILDGVGSTELLHIFLSNAPGDIKYGTSGRPVPGYNVRLVNDAGAEVPDGEVGELLVDAPSAGEGYWNQRSKSRRTFEGHWTRTGDKYIRDADGRYTFCGRSDDMFKVSGIWVSPFEVESALITHPAVLEAAVVPEADPEGLLKPKAFVVLRAGANTAGLHELLKEHVKQKIGPWKYPRWIDVVDSLPKTATGKIQRFKLREHN from the coding sequence ATGAGCGCCGATTCCTACAATGCGGTGACGTGGCTCCTCGATCGCAATGTCGAGGAGGGCCGCGCCGAAAAACTCGCCTTCACAGACACCGTTTCTGAGCTGACCTATGGCGGATTGCAAAAGCAAAGCCGCCGGCTTGCCAATCTGCTGCGCCAGCTCGGCGTCCGCCGCGAAGAGCGCGTTGCCATGATCATGCTCGACACGGTGGATTTTCCGGTCGTGTTTCTCGGCGCGATCCGCGCCGGCGTGGTGCCGGTGCCGCTCAACACGCTTTTGACATCGGATCAATACGCCTATGTGCTGGCGGATTGCCGCGCGCGCGTGCTGTTTGTTTCCGAAGCGCTGTTGCCCGTGGTCAAGGACATGCTGGGGCGGATGCCAGATCTCGAGCACGTCGTTGTCTCGGGCAAGGAGGCGCATGGCTACAAGAAATTTTCAGACGAGATCGCGCCCGAGAGCGAGGTGTTTGCAACGGCAGCGACCCATCCGGACGAACCGGCATTCTGGCTCTATTCGTCGGGCTCGACCGGCATGCCCAAGGGCGTGCGGCATCTGCATTCCAGCCTCGCCGCGACCGCGGACACCTACGCCAAACAAGTGCTCGGCATTCGCGAGGACGATGTCGGGCTATCGGCGGCAAAACTGTTTTTCGCCTACGGCCTCGGCAACGCGCTGACGTTTCCGATGTCGGTCGGCGCTTCTACGATTCTCAATTCCGAACGTCCGACGCCGGCTGTGATGTTTGCGCTGATGAACAAATATCATCCCAGCATCTTCTTCGGCGTGCCGACGCTGTTCTCCGCGATGCTCAACGACGAGACGCTGAAGCACGAGCGCTGCGGTTCGCGCCTGCGCATCTGTACCTCCGCCGGCGAGGCGCTGCCGGAATCGGTCGGCAATGCCTGGAAGTCGCGGTTCGGCGTCGACATTCTCGACGGCGTCGGCTCCACGGAGTTGCTGCACATCTTTCTCTCCAATGCTCCCGGCGATATCAAATACGGCACCTCGGGGCGTCCGGTGCCGGGTTACAACGTGCGGCTCGTCAATGATGCCGGCGCTGAGGTGCCCGATGGCGAAGTCGGCGAACTCTTGGTCGACGCGCCGTCGGCGGGCGAGGGCTACTGGAATCAGCGCAGCAAGAGCCGCCGCACCTTTGAGGGCCACTGGACCCGCACCGGCGACAAATACATTCGCGACGCCGATGGCCGCTACACGTTCTGCGGCCGCAGCGACGACATGTTCAAGGTGTCCGGCATCTGGGTCTCGCCGTTCGAGGTCGAGAGCGCGCTGATCACCCACCCAGCGGTGCTGGAAGCCGCCGTCGTGCCCGAAGCCGACCCGGAAGGACTCTTGAAGCCGAAAGCTTTTGTCGTCCTGCGGGCAGGCGCCAACACCGCGGGCCTGCATGAGCTGCTAAAAGAGCACGTCAAGCAGAAGATCGGCCCGTGGAAATATCCGCGCTGGATCGACGTGGTGGATAGCCTGCCGAAGACGGCGACGGGGAAGATCCAACGGTTTAAATTGCGGGAACACAACTAG
- a CDS encoding alpha/beta fold hydrolase has product MSALQPTGFLTIGACDLEYRMIGPAPADAPTIVMLHEGLGSAGMWGDFPEKLQAATGAGVFVYSRAGYGASTPAQLPRPLDYMHIEALDVLPELLDQIGFRRGLLVGHSDGASIAAIYAGSRQDHRVQGVAMIAPHFVVEDISVTSIAEIKTAYVTTDLKAKLARWHKDVDNAFYGWNGAWLDPGFRNWDISEYLAYIRVPVAILQGSDDQYGTIRQVEIAEQECYCPVDVTIIPAAGHSPHREAPGATLNAISEFASRILDVHEGSRGRAA; this is encoded by the coding sequence ATGAGCGCTTTGCAGCCCACCGGCTTCCTCACCATCGGCGCCTGCGATCTCGAATACCGCATGATCGGGCCTGCGCCCGCTGACGCGCCGACTATTGTCATGCTGCACGAAGGCCTGGGCTCGGCCGGGATGTGGGGCGATTTTCCCGAAAAGCTCCAAGCCGCGACCGGCGCCGGCGTATTCGTCTATTCCCGCGCGGGCTATGGCGCTTCGACGCCCGCACAATTGCCGCGGCCGCTCGACTACATGCATATCGAGGCGCTGGACGTATTGCCAGAACTGCTGGACCAAATCGGCTTTCGCCGCGGCCTTCTCGTCGGCCACTCCGACGGCGCGTCGATCGCGGCGATCTATGCCGGCTCGCGCCAGGATCACCGCGTGCAGGGTGTCGCGATGATCGCGCCGCATTTTGTCGTCGAGGACATCTCGGTGACCTCGATCGCCGAGATCAAGACGGCCTATGTAACTACCGATCTGAAGGCAAAACTGGCGCGCTGGCACAAGGATGTCGACAACGCCTTCTACGGGTGGAACGGCGCCTGGCTCGACCCAGGATTTCGCAACTGGGATATTTCGGAATACCTCGCCTACATCCGCGTACCGGTTGCGATCCTGCAAGGCTCGGACGACCAGTATGGGACAATCCGCCAGGTCGAAATCGCAGAGCAAGAGTGCTATTGTCCGGTTGATGTGACCATCATTCCAGCGGCCGGACATTCGCCGCATCGTGAAGCGCCGGGGGCGACGCTCAATGCGATCTCGGAATTTGCAAGTCGCATTCTCGACGTGCACGAAGGCTCGCGGGGACGGGCGGCGTAA
- a CDS encoding DUF309 domain-containing protein, with the protein MSIPPPNLPLPQWAYVPGETAEAAADYETLAQAKLLVPSRFGGYVPARHPALRYGIALNDHGYFWEAQEILETVWAAAPQGGRERILLRACIHIAYANLRLRMQKPHAAARFFGEALGELDTLRKAVAGGDGFADGFPAAALAALLRARLALPSLSKTDWVAIGAVART; encoded by the coding sequence ATGAGCATCCCGCCGCCAAACCTTCCGCTGCCGCAATGGGCCTATGTGCCCGGCGAGACCGCGGAGGCCGCCGCCGATTACGAAACGCTGGCGCAAGCCAAATTATTAGTGCCGTCGCGCTTTGGCGGCTATGTGCCGGCGCGCCATCCGGCGCTGCGTTACGGCATCGCCCTCAACGACCATGGCTATTTCTGGGAAGCACAGGAGATCCTGGAGACGGTGTGGGCGGCTGCACCGCAGGGCGGGCGCGAGCGCATCCTGCTGCGCGCCTGCATCCACATCGCCTATGCCAATCTGAGGCTTCGCATGCAGAAGCCGCACGCGGCGGCGCGGTTTTTCGGCGAAGCGCTGGGCGAGCTCGATACGCTGCGCAAGGCGGTCGCCGGCGGCGACGGCTTTGCTGATGGCTTTCCAGCAGCGGCGCTAGCAGCGCTGCTGCGCGCCCGATTGGCGTTACCGTCGCTCTCCAAGACGGATTGGGTGGCGATCGGGGCGGTCGCTCGCACATGA
- the boxC gene encoding 2,3-epoxybenzoyl-CoA dihydrolase, giving the protein MAGEDRVLAGGARYIDFQTEPSRYRHWKLDVAGDVATLTMDVDENGGLFEGYQLKLNSYDLGVDIELADAVQRLRFEHPGVKVVVVRSGKNRVFCAGANIRMLAGATHAHKVNFCKFTNETRNGLEDSSENSGQRFITVVNGTAAGGGYELALATDHIILADDGAAAVALPEVPLLAVLPGTGGLTRVVDKRKVRRDHADYFCTIEEGIKGKRAVAWRLVDEIVPNSKLEAKVAERAREFSAASKRDGNGKGISLSPLTRTIDENSVRYGLVSVDINRAARIATISINAPEEAPPSDIDGMIAKGASFWPLQVARELDDAILHLRINELETAMLVFKSHGDRANVLACDAFLEANKAHWLVNEIRQYWKRVLKRIDVTSRTLVTLVEPGSCFAGTLAELVFAADRSYMLIGQKQGDNRAPPTIELSAMNFGPYPMSHGLTRLQSRFQADPSDIERAQQKIGEAIDAEEAEALGLVTFALDDIDWDDEIRVFFEERTSFSPDGLTGMEANLRFVGPETMESKIFSRLTAWQNWIFQRPNAVGEEGALRRYGSGQKAQFDMTRV; this is encoded by the coding sequence ATGGCCGGCGAAGACCGCGTCCTTGCTGGCGGCGCCAGATACATCGATTTCCAGACCGAGCCGTCGCGCTACAGGCACTGGAAGCTCGATGTCGCAGGTGACGTCGCGACATTGACCATGGATGTCGACGAGAATGGCGGGCTGTTCGAGGGCTATCAGTTAAAGCTGAATTCCTACGATCTCGGCGTCGATATCGAGCTCGCCGACGCCGTGCAGCGGTTGCGCTTCGAGCATCCCGGGGTGAAGGTCGTGGTGGTGCGCTCGGGCAAAAACCGCGTGTTCTGCGCCGGCGCCAATATCCGCATGCTGGCCGGCGCGACCCACGCCCACAAGGTCAATTTTTGCAAATTCACCAACGAGACCCGCAACGGTCTGGAGGATTCATCCGAAAATTCCGGGCAGCGCTTTATCACCGTCGTCAACGGCACCGCGGCCGGCGGCGGCTATGAACTGGCGCTGGCGACCGATCACATCATCCTTGCCGATGACGGCGCCGCTGCCGTGGCGCTGCCGGAAGTGCCGCTGCTCGCGGTGCTGCCCGGTACCGGCGGGCTGACGCGGGTGGTCGACAAGCGCAAGGTGCGCCGCGATCACGCCGACTATTTCTGCACCATCGAGGAAGGCATCAAGGGCAAGCGCGCGGTTGCGTGGCGCCTCGTCGACGAGATTGTGCCGAACAGCAAGCTCGAGGCCAAGGTCGCCGAGCGCGCACGCGAATTTTCGGCCGCCTCGAAACGCGACGGCAACGGCAAGGGCATTTCGCTTAGCCCCCTGACGCGCACCATCGACGAGAACAGCGTCCGCTATGGCCTCGTCAGCGTCGACATCAATCGCGCCGCGCGCATTGCGACCATTTCGATCAATGCGCCCGAGGAAGCGCCGCCATCAGATATCGACGGAATGATCGCGAAAGGCGCGTCATTCTGGCCGCTGCAGGTGGCGCGCGAACTCGACGACGCCATCCTTCACTTACGCATCAACGAGCTCGAGACCGCGATGCTGGTGTTCAAGTCGCACGGCGATCGCGCCAATGTGCTGGCCTGCGACGCCTTTCTCGAAGCCAACAAGGCGCACTGGCTGGTCAATGAAATCCGGCAGTACTGGAAGCGGGTGCTCAAACGCATCGACGTCACCTCGCGCACCCTCGTGACGCTGGTTGAACCCGGCTCGTGCTTCGCCGGCACGCTCGCCGAACTCGTGTTCGCGGCCGACCGCTCCTATATGCTGATCGGCCAAAAGCAGGGCGACAACCGCGCCCCGCCGACCATCGAACTGTCGGCGATGAACTTTGGGCCCTATCCGATGAGCCATGGGCTAACGCGATTGCAATCGCGCTTCCAGGCCGATCCGTCGGATATCGAACGCGCGCAGCAAAAGATCGGCGAGGCGATCGATGCGGAAGAGGCCGAGGCGCTCGGCCTCGTCACCTTCGCGCTCGACGATATCGACTGGGACGACGAAATCCGGGTGTTTTTCGAGGAGCGCACCTCTTTCTCGCCCGACGGTCTCACCGGTATGGAAGCCAATCTGCGTTTCGTCGGACCCGAGACCATGGAATCGAAAATATTCTCGCGCCTGACCGCCTGGCAGAACTGGATCTTCCAGCGCCCCAACGCCGTCGGCGAGGAAGGCGCGCTGCGCCGCTACGGCAGCGGCCAGAAGGCGCAGTTCGATATGACGAGAGTGTAG